From the genome of Myripristis murdjan chromosome 22, fMyrMur1.1, whole genome shotgun sequence, one region includes:
- the bmp4 gene encoding bone morphogenetic protein 4 produces MIPGNRMLMVILICQVLLGESNHASLIPEEGKKKVPGLQGRSAAQSHELLRDFEATLLHMFGLQRRPRPSRSATVPRYLLDLYRLQSGEAEEAGAHDIAFEYPERSASRANTVRGFHHEEHMERVHEGKPRDGETAPLRFLFNLSSIPEDELLSSAELRLYRHQIDELATSAVSGDQGLHRINVYEVLKPPRAGQLITRLLDTRLVHHNTSRWESFDVSPAVLRWTRERLPNHGLAVEVLHLNQTPRHQGRHVRVSRSLHQEPGEDWEQLRPLLVTFGHDGKGHPLTRRAKRSPKQRGRKRNRNCRRHALYVDFSDVGWNDWIVAPPGYQAYYCHGECPFPLADHLNSTNHAIVQTLVNSVNTNIPKACCVPTELSAISMLYLDEHDKVVLKNYQEMVVEGCGCR; encoded by the exons ATGATTCCTGGTAATCGAATGCTGATGGTCATTTTAATATGCCAAGTCCTGCTGGGAGAGAGCAACCATGCTAGTCTGATACCTgaagaagggaaaaagaaagtgcCGGGCCTGCAGGGTCGTTCGGCCGCTCAGAGCCATGAACTGCTGCGGGACTTTGAGGCCACACTACTGCACATGTTCGGCCTCCAGAGGCGGCCGCGGCCCAGCCGCTCTGCCACCGTGCCCCGCTACCTGCTGGACCTCTACCGGCTACAGTCGGGCGAGGCTGAAGAGGCCGGAGCACATGACATCGCCTTTGAGTACCCCGAGAGGTCGGCTAGCCGAGCCAACACTGTGAGGGGCTTCCACCATGAAG AACACATGGAGAGGGTGCACGAGGGCAAGCCGAGAGACGGCGAGACCGCGCCCCTTCGCTTCCTGTTCAACCTCAGCAGCATCCCGGAGGACGAGCTGCTGTCTTCGGCTGAGCTGCGGCTCTACCGCCATCAGATTGACGAGCTCGCCACCAGTGCTGTCTCGGGTGATCAGGGGCTTCACCGGATAAACGTGTATGAGGTGCTGAAGCCCCCGCGGGCCGGGCAGCTGATCACGCGACTCTTGGACACCCGGCTCGTGCACCACAACACGTCACGCTGGGAGAGCTTCGACGTCAGCCCGGCCGTGCTGCGCTGGACTCGCGAGCGCCTCCCCAATCACGGGTTGGCCGTGGAGGTTCTGCACCTCAACCAGACGCCGCGCCACCAAGGCCGACACGTCCGCGTCAGCCGTTCGCTACACCAGGAGCCCGGCGAGGACTGGGAGCAGCTACGCCCCCTCCTGGTTACCTTCGGCCATGACGGGAAGGGTCACCCGCTGACCCGCCGGGCCAAGCGCAGCCCCAAGCAGCGGGGCCGTAAGCGCAACCGCAACTGCCGGCGCCACGCGCTATACGTGGACTTCAGCGATGTAGGGTGGAATGACTGGATAGTGGCGCCCCCTGGTTATCAGGCCTATTACTGCCACGGGGAGTGCCCTTTCCCTCTGGCAGACCACCTAAACTCAACCAACCATGCCATCGTTCAGACACTGGTGAATTCTGTGAACACCAACATTCCCAAGGCCTGCTGCGTGCCAACAGAGCTCAGCGCCATCTCCATGCTCTATCTAGACGAACACGACAAGGTGGTCCTAAAAAACTACCAGGAAATGGTAGTGGAGGGATGCGGCTGCCGCTAA